A DNA window from Pyrus communis chromosome 3, drPyrComm1.1, whole genome shotgun sequence contains the following coding sequences:
- the LOC137729427 gene encoding DNA-directed RNA polymerases II, IV and V subunit 3-like, whose protein sequence is MEGKSYQRLPRVKIREMRDDCLKFELRDTDASVANALRRVMIAEVPTVAIDLVEIEINSSVLNDEFIAHRLGLIPLTSDRAMSMRFSRDCDACDGDGQCEFCSVEFHLRAKCHSDQTLDVTSKDLLSSDHTVVPVDFSDSSGFESSEQKGIIIVKLRKGQELRLRAIARKGIGKDHAKWSPAATVTFMYEPDIRINEELMDTLTLEEKKAWVESSPTKVFDIDPKTDKVVVFEPEAYTYDDEVIKKAEAMGKSGLVDITAREDSFIFTVESTGAIKAAQLLLNAIEVLKQKLDAVRLSEDTVEADDQFGELGAHMRGG, encoded by the exons ATGGAAGGTAAATCGTACCAGAGACTCCCGCGCGTCAAAATCCGCGAAATGCGTGACGACTGCTTGAAGTTCGAGCTCCGCGACACTGACGCCAGCGTCGCCAACGCGCTCCGGCGCGTGATGATCGCCGAGGTCCCCACTGTCGCCATCGATCTCGTCGAGATCGAGATCAACTCCTCCGTCCTCAACGATGAGTTCATCGCCCACCGACTCGGCCTCATCCCCCTCACCTCCGACCGGGCCATGAGCATGCGCTTCTCACGTGACTGCGACGCCTGCGACGGCGACGGACAGTGCGAGTTCTGCTCCGTCGAGTTTCACCTCCGCGCCAAGTGCCACTCCGACCAAACCCTAGATGTCACCAGCAAGGACCTCCTCAGCTCCGACCACACCGTGGTCCCCGTTGATTTCTCTGATTCCTCCGGCTTCGAATCCTCCGAACAGAA GGGAATTATCATTGTGAAGTTGCGAAAGGGGCAAGAGCTGAGGCTGAGGGCCATTGCCAGAAAGGGGATTGGCAAAGATCATGCTAAGTGGTCGCCCGCGGCCACTGTCACTTTCATGTATGAACCTGACATTCGAATCAATGAGGAGCTGATGGATACTTTGACTCTTGAGGAGAAGAAGGCTTGGGTTGAGAGTAGTCCCACCAAGGTCTTTGACATTGATCCTAAAACCGACAag GTCGTGGTGTTTGAACCTGAAGCATACACCTATGATGATGAAGTGATCAAGAAAGCAGAAGCTATGGGGAAGTCTGGGCTTGTGGATATCACTGCAAGAGAAGATAGCTTTATATTCACAGTGGAATCTACCGGTGCTATTAAAGCTGCTCAGTTGCTCCTCAATGCTATAGAAGTCCTGAAACAGAAGCTGGACGCAGTGCGCCTTTCTGAGGATACTGTAGAAGCTGATGACCAGTTTGGTGAATTAGGTGCACATATGCGAGGAGGATGA